Proteins encoded in a region of the Sphingopyxis sp. OAS728 genome:
- a CDS encoding serine hydrolase — protein sequence MKRLLALSLMLSAAVPAWAEPPADIGESVEALRKKVGAAGVSIAIVEDGKTTLSRGWGVRKIGERAPVDEQTIFQTGSTGKAMTAAALAILVDEGKIAWDDPVIKHMPWFRMYDAWVTREITIRDLLVHGSGLGLGQGDLMFVPRTHLTRKQTVERVAYLKPKTSFRSAYAYDNILYAVAGQLIEEVTGQTWEDFIRARVLRAGGMKNATSDSEDRFRIPNRSWPHARLSGALRGLGPQAALNERDELGRNGAPAGGLALSADDMAAWLKIQLAHGALPGGKRLFSEKQAAEMWAPVTPMPISPLPDQLKPAQPTQQAYALGWQVQDYRGHRIIQHGGGVFGSITRVVMIPDKNVGFAIMMNSEDSGMLLGLTYDLLDHYLDQPDYGWIQKWEDWYQSRLAGGVEFLKQAKASPAESGPSLELARYAGRYRDPWYGDIVIGQASTGLTIDFTSTPRMAGRLKHWQYDSFVTDFDDPAIEPAYVTFALDAEGKITGVTLKAVSKIADFSWDYHDLDLKPVEDKK from the coding sequence ATGAAACGCCTGCTTGCCCTGTCGCTGATGCTGTCGGCCGCCGTGCCTGCGTGGGCCGAACCGCCCGCCGATATCGGAGAAAGCGTCGAGGCGCTGCGCAAGAAAGTCGGCGCCGCAGGTGTCTCCATCGCGATCGTTGAGGATGGCAAGACGACGCTGTCGCGCGGCTGGGGGGTGCGCAAGATCGGCGAACGCGCGCCGGTCGATGAACAGACGATCTTCCAGACCGGATCGACCGGCAAGGCGATGACCGCCGCGGCGCTCGCGATCCTCGTTGACGAGGGCAAGATCGCGTGGGACGATCCCGTCATCAAGCATATGCCCTGGTTCCGCATGTATGACGCATGGGTCACGCGCGAAATCACGATCCGCGACCTGCTCGTCCACGGGAGCGGGCTCGGGCTGGGGCAGGGCGACCTGATGTTCGTGCCGCGCACGCATCTGACGCGCAAGCAGACGGTGGAACGCGTCGCCTACCTCAAGCCCAAGACGAGTTTCCGCTCGGCCTATGCCTATGACAATATCCTCTACGCGGTCGCGGGCCAGTTGATCGAGGAAGTCACCGGACAGACGTGGGAGGATTTCATCCGCGCCCGCGTGCTGCGCGCCGGCGGGATGAAGAATGCGACGAGCGACAGCGAAGACCGCTTCCGCATTCCCAACCGGTCGTGGCCGCATGCGCGGCTGTCGGGCGCGCTGCGCGGTCTCGGCCCGCAGGCGGCGCTCAACGAGCGCGACGAATTGGGGCGCAATGGCGCGCCCGCGGGCGGCCTCGCGCTCAGCGCCGACGACATGGCGGCGTGGCTCAAGATCCAGCTCGCGCATGGCGCGCTGCCGGGCGGAAAACGCCTATTCAGCGAGAAACAGGCGGCCGAAATGTGGGCGCCCGTGACGCCGATGCCGATCTCGCCGCTTCCCGACCAGCTCAAGCCCGCGCAGCCGACGCAGCAGGCCTATGCGCTCGGATGGCAGGTGCAGGATTATCGCGGCCACCGCATCATCCAGCATGGCGGCGGGGTCTTCGGTTCGATCACGCGCGTCGTAATGATCCCCGACAAAAATGTCGGCTTCGCGATCATGATGAACAGCGAGGACAGCGGCATGCTGCTCGGCCTCACCTACGATCTGCTCGATCATTATCTGGACCAGCCCGACTATGGTTGGATCCAGAAGTGGGAGGATTGGTATCAGTCGCGGCTCGCAGGGGGAGTCGAGTTTCTGAAACAGGCAAAGGCGTCGCCGGCTGAGAGCGGTCCCTCGCTCGAACTGGCGCGCTATGCGGGCCGCTACCGCGATCCCTGGTATGGCGACATCGTGATCGGGCAGGCATCGACCGGCCTGACGATCGATTTCACCTCGACGCCGCGGATGGCGGGGCGGCTCAAACATTGGCAGTATGACAGCTTCGTCACCGATTTCGACGATCCGGCGATCGAGCCCGCCTATGTGACCTTCGCGCTCGATGCCGAGGGCAAAATCACCGGCGTGACGTTGAAGGCGGTGAGCAAGATCGCCGACTTCAGCTGGGACTATCACGATCTCGACCTGAAGCCTGTGGAGGACAAGAAGTGA
- a CDS encoding dipeptidase produces MKRFAILLTATALTACSTGGDKPKEAQAPLHSRMLVLDTHLDTPLHFERAGWSFADRHALADDMAQLDIPRMKDGNLDGGFFAIYTDQGPLTPKGYADALAFARGRSDLIDKTIAANSAAIAPALTAADAVRLNREGKLIAFKSMENSYPLGEDLSLLKEFYDKGLRLAGPVHSKDNQFADSATGEGRWKGLSPLGKQWVAEMNRLGIVIDASHSSDAAFDQILALSKYPILLSHSSLRSAFDHPRNLDEGRLKALAAKGGAMCISTIFMSPMNMSPARADLFGKYERIGQITPAEQADLNRQWRELDKTEKLWAADFDGYMKMVLRAIEVGGVDHICFGADWDGGGGLPGIEDISALPKVTERLKAAGYSDADIEKMWSGNILRVLAAQGKPVTG; encoded by the coding sequence GTGAAGCGTTTCGCCATATTGTTGACGGCCACCGCGCTCACGGCCTGTTCGACCGGAGGCGACAAGCCGAAAGAAGCGCAGGCGCCGCTGCACAGCCGGATGCTCGTGCTCGACACCCACCTCGACACGCCGCTCCATTTCGAGCGCGCGGGCTGGAGCTTCGCCGACCGTCATGCGCTCGCCGACGACATGGCGCAACTCGATATCCCGCGGATGAAGGACGGCAATCTCGATGGCGGCTTTTTCGCCATCTACACCGATCAGGGGCCGTTGACGCCGAAGGGCTATGCCGATGCGCTCGCCTTTGCGCGAGGGCGGTCGGACCTGATCGACAAGACCATTGCCGCGAACTCGGCCGCGATCGCACCGGCGCTGACTGCGGCCGACGCGGTGCGGCTGAACAGGGAAGGCAAGCTCATCGCCTTCAAATCGATGGAGAACAGCTATCCGCTCGGCGAGGACCTTTCGCTGCTGAAGGAATTTTACGACAAGGGGCTGCGCCTCGCGGGGCCGGTACATTCGAAGGACAATCAGTTTGCCGACAGCGCGACGGGCGAGGGGCGCTGGAAGGGGCTGAGCCCGCTCGGCAAGCAGTGGGTCGCGGAGATGAACCGCCTTGGCATTGTCATCGACGCGAGCCATTCGTCCGATGCGGCATTCGACCAGATCCTGGCATTGTCCAAATATCCGATCCTGCTCTCGCATTCGAGCCTGCGTTCGGCTTTCGACCACCCGCGCAACCTCGACGAGGGACGGTTGAAGGCGCTCGCGGCGAAGGGCGGCGCGATGTGCATCTCGACGATCTTCATGTCGCCGATGAACATGTCGCCGGCGCGCGCCGATCTGTTCGGCAAATATGAGCGCATCGGCCAGATCACGCCCGCCGAGCAGGCCGATCTCAATCGCCAGTGGCGCGAACTCGACAAGACCGAGAAGCTCTGGGCGGCCGATTTCGACGGCTATATGAAGATGGTGCTGCGCGCGATCGAGGTCGGCGGCGTCGACCATATCTGCTTCGGCGCCGACTGGGATGGCGGCGGCGGCCTGCCGGGCATCGAGGATATTTCGGCGCTGCCGAAGGTCACCGAACGGCTGAAGGCCGCGGGCTATTCGGATGCCGATATCGAAAAGATGTGGAGCGGGAATATCCTGCGCGTCTTGGCAGCACAGGGGAAACCGGTGACGGGTTAG
- a CDS encoding sigma-54-dependent transcriptional regulator, with amino-acid sequence MSFFTVEQTIFFVDDDAALREANVQTLDLAGLAVEAFPDAQSVLPRIEAGFSGIVVTDIRMPGMDGLELRAAIHAIDPDIPVILITGHADVAMAVRALHDGAFDFLAKPFAADHLVGIARRALAHRALILDNRRLTTAAAAIDSPLIGESSAMMRLRETIAQLAQADIDVLIEGETGTGKELVAHMLHRQSRRSAASLVAVNCAALPQELAEAELFGSDLIDRATGKLGQAGRIRSAHRGTLFLDEIDTMHPSVQAKLLRVIEEREVQPIGASAPEPVDLRVVAATKTDLMDAVRGGDFREDLYYRLHVVKLRIPPLRERRSDIPQTFAFFLDEAAAKMGMTGFQIDDGIRRHLVEHDWPGNVRELKNFAYSVVLDLPSDPGLSAMPADAPLAERVRRFEATIIHDTMAQTRGNIAETMARLGLPRKTLYDKMAKLGIDPKSFRA; translated from the coding sequence ATGAGCTTTTTCACCGTCGAGCAGACGATCTTTTTCGTCGACGACGACGCGGCGCTGCGCGAAGCGAATGTCCAGACGCTCGACCTCGCGGGGCTGGCGGTCGAAGCCTTTCCCGATGCGCAAAGCGTGCTGCCGCGCATCGAGGCGGGCTTCTCCGGCATCGTCGTCACCGACATCCGCATGCCGGGAATGGACGGGCTCGAACTCCGCGCGGCGATCCACGCGATCGATCCCGACATTCCCGTCATCCTGATCACCGGTCACGCCGATGTCGCCATGGCGGTGCGCGCGCTCCACGACGGCGCGTTCGACTTCCTCGCCAAGCCCTTCGCCGCCGATCATCTCGTCGGCATCGCGCGGCGAGCGCTCGCACACCGCGCGCTCATTCTCGACAATCGGCGGCTGACCACGGCGGCGGCGGCGATCGACAGCCCGCTGATCGGCGAGAGCTCGGCGATGATGCGGCTGCGCGAGACGATCGCGCAGCTGGCGCAGGCCGATATCGATGTGCTGATCGAAGGCGAAACGGGGACGGGCAAGGAACTCGTCGCGCATATGCTCCACCGCCAGAGCCGGCGGAGCGCGGCATCGCTGGTCGCGGTGAACTGCGCCGCGCTACCGCAGGAACTGGCGGAAGCCGAATTGTTCGGCAGCGACCTTATCGACCGCGCGACGGGCAAGCTCGGTCAAGCCGGCCGCATCCGCAGCGCGCATCGCGGCACCTTGTTCCTCGACGAGATCGACACGATGCACCCGTCGGTGCAGGCCAAATTGCTGCGCGTGATCGAGGAGCGCGAGGTCCAGCCGATCGGCGCCAGCGCGCCCGAGCCCGTCGATCTGCGCGTCGTCGCGGCGACCAAGACCGACCTGATGGACGCGGTGCGCGGCGGCGATTTCCGCGAGGATCTCTATTATCGCCTGCACGTCGTGAAGCTGCGCATCCCGCCGCTGCGCGAGCGCCGCTCGGACATTCCGCAGACTTTCGCCTTCTTCCTGGACGAAGCCGCGGCGAAGATGGGCATGACGGGGTTCCAAATCGACGACGGCATCCGCCGCCACCTCGTCGAGCATGACTGGCCGGGCAATGTCCGCGAGCTCAAGAATTTCGCCTATAGCGTCGTGCTCGACTTGCCCTCCGACCCCGGTCTGTCGGCGATGCCCGCCGACGCACCGCTCGCCGAGCGGGTGCGCCGGTTCGAGGCGACGATCATCCACGACACGATGGCGCAGACGCGCGGCAATATCGCCGAAACGATGGCGCGGCTGGGGCTGCCGCGAAAGACGCTCTACGACAAGATGGCGAAGCTCGGGATCGACCCCAAGAGCTTCCGCGCTTAG
- a CDS encoding sensor histidine kinase, with protein sequence MTLQSDSTAAGAHPNRRRLFVAVAIGLVALLAAGLGLTQWAAGRASAQADIEARQNARAHASLLESELQKFRLLPRVLTEFPDVRAALADKSDAASRRLDRELEQLAVRTDATVIYVIGADGTTIAASNWRAPTSFVGENYRFRPYFQGAMKSGEAELFALGTVSGRPGLYLARRVDVGGRQLGVIVLKVEFDKLESRWADSAAATLVTDAAGIVVMSSEPRWRFRSFAPISAETQQRLRATRSYGEARLDPLPVGRAGDGIRVGADLFREADERVSFPGGTLRLLQPAEPARASANATARVAFLVLLILVGAAIVTLLRVVERQTLRQAAHEALEREVAARTRDLRNANDELRLASERQRETDRRYRAAREELAQASRLGSIGQITAGVAHEINQPIAAIRTFAENSLRYLEREQPDKARGNLDTIVELTARVGAITNELRNFARRKPTPLGPVAVQSAVDGTLLLIGDRLRAQGIALDVEIENPAASVHADPVRLEQVLVNLLQNAAEAVHGAKDPRIALHTHGADPVHIDVCDNGPGVPADLLPQLFTPFVTGRPDGLGLGLAIASDIMAEFGGTLTLNPSPLGGAGFRLTLRPA encoded by the coding sequence ATGACGTTGCAGAGTGATTCGACCGCAGCGGGCGCACACCCCAACCGCCGACGGCTGTTTGTCGCCGTCGCGATCGGGCTAGTTGCCCTGCTCGCCGCGGGATTGGGGCTGACGCAATGGGCGGCGGGACGCGCGAGCGCGCAGGCCGACATCGAGGCGCGGCAAAATGCCCGCGCGCACGCGAGCCTGCTCGAAAGCGAATTGCAGAAATTCCGCTTGCTCCCGCGCGTGCTCACCGAATTTCCCGACGTCCGCGCCGCGCTGGCCGACAAGAGCGACGCGGCGTCGCGCCGGCTCGACCGCGAACTCGAACAGCTTGCGGTACGCACCGACGCGACGGTGATCTATGTCATCGGCGCCGACGGCACGACGATCGCGGCGAGCAACTGGCGCGCGCCGACGAGCTTTGTCGGCGAGAATTACCGTTTCCGCCCCTATTTCCAGGGCGCAATGAAAAGCGGCGAGGCCGAGCTGTTCGCGCTCGGCACGGTCAGCGGACGCCCCGGCCTCTACCTCGCGCGCCGCGTCGATGTCGGCGGCCGCCAGCTCGGCGTGATCGTGCTCAAGGTCGAGTTCGACAAGCTGGAATCGCGCTGGGCCGATTCCGCTGCGGCGACGCTCGTCACCGATGCGGCGGGGATCGTCGTGATGAGCAGCGAGCCACGCTGGCGCTTCCGCTCCTTTGCGCCCATTTCGGCCGAAACACAGCAGCGGCTTCGCGCGACGCGCAGCTATGGCGAGGCCCGGCTCGATCCCTTGCCGGTCGGCCGCGCCGGGGACGGCATCCGTGTCGGCGCGGACCTGTTCCGCGAGGCCGACGAGCGCGTCTCCTTCCCCGGCGGCACGCTCCGTCTGCTCCAGCCTGCCGAACCCGCGCGCGCCAGCGCCAATGCGACCGCGCGCGTCGCCTTCCTCGTCTTGCTGATCCTCGTCGGCGCGGCGATCGTCACATTGCTCCGCGTCGTCGAGCGGCAGACGCTGCGGCAGGCCGCGCATGAAGCGCTCGAACGCGAGGTCGCGGCCCGCACGCGCGACTTGCGGAACGCCAATGACGAACTGCGCCTCGCATCCGAACGGCAGCGCGAAACCGACCGTCGCTATCGTGCCGCGCGCGAAGAACTCGCTCAGGCAAGCCGCCTGGGATCGATCGGCCAGATCACCGCGGGCGTCGCGCACGAGATCAACCAGCCGATCGCCGCGATCCGGACCTTTGCCGAGAACAGCCTGCGCTATCTGGAGCGCGAACAGCCCGACAAGGCGCGGGGCAATCTCGATACGATCGTGGAACTGACTGCGCGGGTCGGGGCGATCACCAACGAACTGCGCAATTTTGCGCGCCGCAAGCCGACGCCGCTGGGGCCGGTGGCGGTACAGTCGGCGGTCGACGGGACATTGCTCCTGATCGGCGACCGGCTACGCGCGCAGGGCATCGCGCTCGACGTCGAAATCGAAAATCCTGCGGCGTCAGTGCACGCAGACCCCGTCCGGCTCGAGCAGGTGCTCGTCAACCTTCTGCAAAACGCCGCCGAGGCTGTGCATGGCGCAAAAGATCCGCGCATCGCGCTCCATACGCACGGCGCCGACCCGGTCCATATCGACGTGTGCGACAATGGCCCCGGCGTTCCCGCCGACCTCTTGCCGCAGCTCTTCACGCCCTTCGTCACCGGCCGCCCCGACGGACTAGGTCTCGGGCTTGCGATTGCCAGCGATATCATGGCCGAATTCGGCGGTACGCTGACGCTGAACCCCTCGCCGCTCGGCGGCGCGGGGTTCCGCCTGACGTTGAGGCCCGCATGA
- a CDS encoding dicarboxylate/amino acid:cation symporter: MNAAHVPAKTGPWWSHLYVQVLAAIAGGILLGHFWPDIGVQLQPLGKGFIDLVKMIIAPVIFLTVSTGIASVGSGKTLGRLTAKTFAYFLFFSTLALIIGLIVANVVQPGAGMNIDPATLDPNAVAKIAEYDAKAHDTSLVGFLLAIIPTTFVSALTSGSILQALFAAILFGIALSHTGAAGAQVLGMLEKLSSVFFYLVGMLMRFAPIGAFGAMAFTIGEYGVESLVNLGALIATFYLTSILFVVIVLGGMARLCGFSIFRLIAYLKAELLLVLGTSSSEAALPSLMDKLEKAGCAKSVVGMVVPTGYSFNLDGTNIYMTLAALFVAQATGIDLSLGDQIALLLVAMVSSKGAAGVTGAGFITLAATLTAVPTVPVAGLALILGIDRFMSECRALTNFIGNALAAIVVAIWEKALDRDALNRALSGEPAPLAAAPVETDSD, from the coding sequence ATGAATGCGGCGCACGTGCCGGCGAAGACCGGGCCGTGGTGGTCGCATCTTTATGTGCAGGTGCTCGCGGCGATCGCGGGCGGCATCCTGCTCGGCCATTTCTGGCCCGACATCGGCGTCCAGCTCCAGCCGCTCGGCAAGGGCTTCATCGACCTCGTCAAGATGATCATCGCGCCGGTGATCTTCCTCACCGTGTCGACCGGCATCGCATCGGTCGGCAGCGGCAAGACGCTCGGCCGCCTGACGGCCAAGACCTTCGCCTATTTCCTCTTCTTCTCGACCCTCGCTTTGATCATCGGGCTGATCGTCGCCAATGTGGTGCAACCGGGCGCGGGGATGAACATCGACCCGGCGACGCTCGATCCCAACGCGGTTGCCAAGATCGCCGAATATGATGCGAAGGCGCACGACACCTCGCTCGTCGGTTTCCTGCTGGCAATCATCCCAACGACCTTCGTCTCGGCATTGACCTCGGGGTCGATCCTGCAGGCGCTGTTTGCGGCGATCCTGTTCGGCATCGCGCTGTCGCACACCGGCGCCGCGGGCGCGCAGGTGCTCGGCATGCTCGAAAAGCTGTCGAGCGTCTTCTTCTATCTCGTAGGCATGTTGATGCGCTTCGCGCCGATCGGCGCATTCGGCGCGATGGCGTTCACCATCGGCGAATATGGCGTGGAGTCGCTCGTCAATCTCGGCGCGCTGATCGCGACCTTCTATCTGACCTCGATCCTGTTCGTCGTCATCGTCCTTGGCGGCATGGCGCGGCTCTGCGGTTTTTCGATCTTCCGGCTGATCGCCTATCTCAAGGCCGAACTGCTGCTCGTGCTTGGAACCTCGTCGTCCGAGGCAGCGCTGCCGAGCCTGATGGACAAGCTGGAGAAAGCGGGCTGCGCCAAATCGGTCGTCGGCATGGTCGTGCCGACGGGCTACAGCTTCAACCTCGACGGCACCAACATCTACATGACGCTCGCGGCGCTGTTCGTCGCGCAGGCAACGGGTATCGACCTCAGCCTCGGCGACCAGATCGCGCTGCTGCTCGTCGCGATGGTGAGTTCGAAGGGCGCGGCCGGCGTCACCGGCGCAGGCTTCATCACACTCGCCGCGACGCTCACCGCGGTGCCGACGGTGCCTGTCGCCGGGCTCGCGCTGATCCTCGGCATCGACCGCTTCATGAGCGAGTGCCGCGCGCTCACCAACTTCATCGGCAACGCGCTCGCCGCAATCGTCGTCGCGATCTGGGAAAAGGCACTCGATCGCGACGCGCTCAATCGCGCGCTCAGCGGCGAGCCCGCACCGCTTGCGGCAGCACCCGTCGAAACGGACAGCGACTGA
- a CDS encoding TonB-dependent receptor domain-containing protein, which produces MKRTMGTMLLASTAICLLASAPALAQTAEADPAAEAADAIGPQPDGEAAGDIVVVGTRIEGARVTEALPVVVVNQDKLDAIGAVSGDELIRNIPQMGDVSFNPGNNAQTSNAARGDVGSVNLRSLGVGNTLVLLNGRRIVTHPASQGLSDTGTVPVLSYNSNAIPTTGLDRLEVLLDGAAALYGSDAVAGVVNTVLKDNYDGLRMQAQYGGAEGTHLREFQGNILAGKSFARGNITASFEYTDRSALRAEDQHFTASANLRPLFADYPDFADSLTPDARATRGAWPALQVPVTGGRPRRGATNLTTAAGAFTVRPTRLGGCTQALTADLCLVNTALATNNAFRDLRYDTAVGTTVMPSVKRYNAFVNGHYDVTDDLTLFGEFGYYRSNTTRIQPPVINLNQIWIPASNYYNPFGATTINGQPNPNRIPGLVNVPAAGLPVLLTTYRFVDTGPQAVKVSGEQLRGLIGVRGEVAGFKWDSAFVYSEASAVDSSLAVRSSALQQSLALATPDAYNPFNGGCIDSLSSGDCTPSSQAAIDAITFQLQRRSKTTLTMGDFRASRADLLTLPGGDVGVAFGLEVRRETQRDDRDSAVDGSSPFIDAVSGAVTISDAAAVSDNPDTYGKRTVAAGYAELAVPLVSEEMNIPLVRRFDVQLAGRFEHYSDFGSVARPKIAAAWDVVDGVRFRGSFSQGFRAPNLEQVNAVEYARLATSQDFLRCEVDLRAGRIPNFTACGNNVGYSRRVSGNPDLKPEKSTNYNLGAVFEPTFLPSDLGRMTFTVDYWSIKQKGIVGILGNDTAVALDYLLRLQGSSNPNVIRAAPDADDIAEFAGTGIAPVGAITTVRDQFINLQPQTVRGLDFAFYWQSPKTDVGKFDFSVNATRLLKFSRAPGDAVDMLVAAREAGDINAGTPLPETQNLIEANGRPKWRGTASLTWSLGQFQIGAFARYTGAVDETAFVDADGNPWRVKSQLTGNLYAQVRIKDAGGLGGDMRWRVGVRNITNEKPPLSSEGYLGSLYNPYGRYWYSSVTTEF; this is translated from the coding sequence ATGAAACGGACAATGGGAACGATGCTTCTGGCCAGCACGGCGATCTGCCTTCTCGCGAGTGCTCCCGCGCTGGCGCAGACGGCCGAAGCAGACCCCGCCGCCGAAGCCGCTGACGCTATTGGGCCGCAGCCCGATGGCGAAGCCGCAGGCGATATCGTCGTCGTCGGCACCCGCATCGAGGGCGCGCGCGTCACCGAGGCTCTGCCCGTTGTCGTGGTCAATCAGGACAAGCTCGACGCGATCGGCGCGGTCAGCGGCGACGAACTGATCCGCAACATCCCGCAGATGGGCGACGTCAGCTTCAACCCCGGCAACAATGCGCAGACCAGCAATGCGGCGCGCGGCGACGTTGGTTCGGTCAACCTGCGTTCGCTCGGCGTCGGCAACACGCTCGTGCTGCTCAACGGCCGCCGCATCGTCACTCACCCCGCCAGCCAGGGCCTGTCGGACACCGGCACGGTCCCGGTACTCAGCTACAACTCGAACGCGATCCCGACGACGGGGCTCGACCGCCTCGAAGTTCTGCTCGACGGCGCCGCCGCGCTCTACGGTTCGGATGCCGTCGCGGGCGTCGTCAACACGGTGCTCAAGGACAATTACGACGGCCTGAGGATGCAGGCGCAATATGGCGGCGCCGAGGGCACGCACCTGCGCGAATTCCAGGGCAATATTCTTGCGGGCAAGAGCTTCGCGCGCGGCAATATCACGGCCTCGTTCGAATATACCGACCGCTCGGCATTGCGCGCTGAGGATCAGCATTTCACCGCTTCGGCGAACCTGCGTCCGCTCTTCGCCGATTATCCCGACTTCGCCGACTCGCTGACCCCCGATGCACGCGCGACGCGCGGTGCCTGGCCGGCGCTGCAGGTCCCCGTCACCGGCGGCCGGCCGCGCCGCGGCGCAACGAACCTGACGACTGCGGCGGGCGCCTTCACCGTCCGCCCGACGCGGCTTGGCGGATGCACGCAGGCGCTCACCGCCGACCTCTGCCTCGTGAACACCGCGCTCGCGACGAACAATGCGTTCCGCGACCTGCGCTATGATACCGCCGTCGGCACCACCGTGATGCCCAGCGTCAAACGCTATAATGCCTTCGTGAACGGCCATTATGACGTGACCGACGACCTGACTCTGTTCGGCGAGTTCGGCTATTACCGTTCGAACACGACGCGCATCCAGCCGCCGGTGATCAACCTCAATCAGATCTGGATCCCGGCGTCGAACTATTACAACCCGTTCGGCGCGACGACGATCAATGGCCAACCGAACCCCAACCGCATCCCGGGGCTCGTGAACGTACCCGCGGCGGGGCTGCCGGTGCTGCTGACCACCTATCGCTTCGTCGACACCGGGCCGCAGGCGGTGAAGGTCAGCGGCGAGCAGCTACGCGGGCTGATCGGTGTTCGCGGCGAGGTCGCGGGCTTCAAATGGGACAGCGCCTTCGTCTATTCCGAAGCCTCGGCGGTCGACAGCAGCCTCGCGGTGCGCAGCTCGGCGCTCCAGCAGAGCCTCGCGCTCGCTACCCCCGACGCCTATAACCCCTTCAACGGCGGCTGCATCGACAGCCTGAGCTCGGGCGATTGCACCCCCAGCTCGCAGGCGGCGATCGACGCGATCACCTTCCAGCTCCAGCGACGGTCGAAAACGACGCTGACGATGGGCGATTTCCGCGCCTCGCGTGCCGATCTGCTCACGCTGCCCGGCGGCGATGTCGGCGTCGCCTTCGGTCTCGAAGTGCGGCGCGAAACCCAGCGCGATGATCGCGATTCCGCCGTCGACGGGTCGAGCCCCTTCATCGATGCGGTGTCGGGCGCGGTGACGATCAGCGATGCCGCGGCGGTCAGCGACAATCCCGACACCTATGGCAAGCGCACCGTCGCCGCCGGCTATGCCGAACTCGCGGTCCCGCTGGTTTCGGAGGAGATGAACATCCCGCTCGTCCGCCGCTTCGACGTCCAGCTTGCCGGGCGCTTCGAGCATTACAGCGATTTCGGCAGTGTCGCGCGGCCGAAAATCGCGGCGGCATGGGACGTCGTCGACGGCGTTCGTTTCCGCGGCTCCTTCTCGCAGGGGTTCCGCGCGCCGAACCTCGAACAGGTCAACGCGGTCGAATATGCACGCCTCGCGACCAGCCAGGATTTCCTGCGCTGCGAGGTCGATCTCCGCGCCGGCCGGATCCCCAATTTCACCGCGTGCGGCAACAATGTCGGCTATTCGCGCCGCGTCTCGGGCAACCCCGACCTGAAGCCCGAGAAGAGCACCAACTATAACCTCGGCGCGGTGTTCGAGCCGACCTTCCTGCCGTCGGATCTCGGCCGCATGACCTTCACCGTCGACTATTGGTCGATCAAGCAGAAGGGCATCGTCGGCATCCTCGGCAACGACACCGCAGTCGCGCTCGATTATCTGCTCCGCCTTCAGGGATCGTCCAATCCCAATGTCATCCGCGCCGCGCCGGACGCCGACGATATCGCCGAGTTCGCAGGGACCGGGATCGCCCCGGTGGGCGCGATCACCACGGTGCGCGACCAGTTCATCAACCTGCAGCCGCAAACCGTCCGCGGGCTCGACTTCGCTTTCTATTGGCAGTCGCCTAAGACCGATGTCGGCAAGTTCGATTTCTCGGTCAACGCGACGCGGCTGCTCAAATTCTCGCGCGCGCCGGGCGATGCGGTCGACATGCTCGTCGCAGCGCGCGAAGCCGGCGACATCAACGCCGGGACGCCGCTGCCCGAGACGCAGAATCTGATCGAGGCCAACGGTCGCCCGAAATGGCGCGGCACCGCCTCGCTCACCTGGTCGCTGGGCCAGTTCCAGATCGGCGCCTTCGCGCGCTATACCGGCGCGGTCGACGAAACCGCCTTCGTCGATGCCGACGGCAACCCGTGGCGCGTCAAGTCGCAGCTCACCGGCAACCTCTACGCGCAGGTGCGTATCAAGGATGCCGGCGGCCTCGGCGGCGACATGCGGTGGCGCGTCGGGGTGCGCAACATCACCAATGAAAAGCCGCCGCTGTCGTCCGAAGGCTATCTGGGGTCGCTCTACAACCCCTATGGCCGCTACTGGTACAGCTCGGTCACCACGGAGTTTTGA